One region of Oryza sativa Japonica Group chromosome 5, ASM3414082v1 genomic DNA includes:
- the LOC4339049 gene encoding histone H4, which translates to MSGRGKGGKGLGKGGAKRHRKVLRDNIQGITKPAIRRLARRGGVKRISGLIYEETRGVLKIFLENVIRDAVTYTEHARRKTVTAMDVVYALKRQGRTLYGFGG; encoded by the coding sequence atGTCGGGGCGCGGCAAGGGAGGCAAGGGGCTCGGCAAGGGCGGCGCCAAGCGTCACCGGAAGGTGCTCCGCGACAACATCCAGGGGATCACCAAGCCGGCGATCCGGAGGCTGGCAAGGAGGGGCGGCGTGAAGCGCATCTCCGGGCTGATCTACGAGGAGACCCGCGGCGTGCTCAAGATCTTCCTCGAGAACGTCATCCGCGACGCCGTCACCTACACCGAGCACGCCCGCCGCAAGACCGTCACCGCCATGGACGTCGTCTACGCGCTCAAGCGCCAGGGCCGCACCCTCTACGGCTTCGGCGGCTGA
- the LOC4339050 gene encoding uncharacterized protein At4g08330, chloroplastic translates to MVRTPERSYSCSSAKEVAYSCGYCGYALNLSSSTRNTANIGSKYGKQIRKGVISFFAIDESRFTQTDEVSCMPYFHSRRSWGLFRKRTRLICRKCGGRIGNAYEDEDSTLYDGSDDLHMSSEGYSMSSGKKYVIKINALQPSTDDSGVPFTL, encoded by the exons ATGGTGAGGACGCCCGAGAGGAGCTACTCCTGCTCCTCCGCCAAGGAAGTCGCCTACAG CTGTGGTTACTGTGGCTATGCATTGAACCTGAGCTCCTCAACACGGAACACAGCGAACATTGGATCCAAGTATGGTAAGCAGATCAGGAAAGGTGTAATCTCATTCTTTGCGATCGACGAGAGTCGGTTCACACAAACTGATGAGGTGAGCTGCATGCCATACTTCCATTCAAGGCGCTCCTGGGGTTTGTTCAGAAAGAGGACAAGGTTGATCTGCCGCAAATGTGGTGGCCGTATCGGTAATGCTTATGAGGATGAGGATTCCACATTGTATGATGGTTCAGATGATTTGCACATGAGCTCCGAGGGCTACAGCATGTCGAGTGGAAAGAAATATGTTATCAAGATTAATGCACTGCAGCCTTCAACCGATGACTCTGGTGTTCCCTTCACCCTGTGA